A single window of Flavobacterium sp. 140616W15 DNA harbors:
- a CDS encoding tRNA1(Val) (adenine(37)-N6)-methyltransferase: MFQFKQFSIQQDKTAMKVGTDGVLLGAWTPITNHPFSILDIGAGTGLIALMLAQRTTAEQIDALEIDETAYEQAVDNFENAPWNDRLFCYHAGLDEFMEEPEDEYDIIVSNPPFYSEDYKTDNEQRDLARFQDAMPFEDLIEAADLLLSENGIFSVITPFKEEDRFITLAKEFELFPFKITRVKGTPTSDIKRSLLAFNRIEKTTISIDELIIETERHVYTPEYIELTKDFYLKM, encoded by the coding sequence ATGTTTCAATTCAAGCAATTTTCTATTCAACAAGATAAAACTGCTATGAAGGTTGGCACTGATGGAGTTTTATTAGGCGCATGGACTCCTATAACCAATCATCCTTTTAGCATCTTAGATATTGGAGCCGGAACAGGTCTTATTGCTTTAATGCTAGCTCAAAGAACAACTGCTGAACAAATTGATGCTTTAGAGATTGACGAAACTGCTTACGAACAAGCGGTAGACAATTTTGAGAATGCTCCTTGGAACGACAGACTATTCTGCTATCATGCTGGACTAGATGAATTCATGGAGGAACCAGAAGATGAATATGACATTATCGTTTCGAATCCACCTTTCTATAGTGAAGATTACAAAACTGATAATGAACAGAGAGATTTAGCCCGTTTTCAAGACGCTATGCCTTTTGAAGATTTAATTGAAGCAGCCGATTTGTTACTTTCAGAAAACGGTATCTTTTCAGTAATTACTCCATTTAAAGAAGAAGATAGGTTTATTACGCTAGCGAAAGAATTCGAATTATTTCCATTCAAAATTACGCGAGTGAAAGGAACACCCACAAGCGACATAAAACGTAGTTTATTAGCCTTTAATCGCATTGAAAAGACAACTATCTCTATCGACGAGTTAATTATCGAAACAGAAAGACATGTTTATACTCCAGAATATATCGAATTAACTAAGGACTTTTATTTAAAGATGTAA
- a CDS encoding alpha/beta hydrolase yields the protein MLKKFVVIICIISCNCSAQVSFSYEKELEEKENYRYYDISSFQEKDHFVLRGSLITPLADFNKVVVIVPGSGKDTRNCHFKLAEEMLKNNIAVFRYDEKGLGKSEGKYGARNGITSKSWDLYYLIKTLQQNENLKNKKIGLIGHSEGGMIAIGAIEKGIKVDFLLQWAVPIQKYGAFFKYQIKTGFNKQEKNLLYSDDETKYLVMDNIDQVIEENATLDIDELRKTIKKSLKKSGFKEKQFGWYISSPSYMDALRTNNESTYKNIEIPMLYVIGDADKQVEPNANIDLLKSFHNSKIGIKVFDGLNHYLNHDELKSMSQNVYAINKHAEKYIINWILTQN from the coding sequence ATGTTAAAAAAATTTGTTGTTATAATTTGCATAATTTCATGCAATTGTTCTGCGCAGGTAAGCTTTTCTTATGAAAAGGAGCTTGAAGAAAAGGAAAATTATAGATATTATGACATCTCTTCTTTTCAAGAAAAGGATCATTTTGTCTTAAGAGGTTCATTGATAACTCCCTTAGCGGATTTTAATAAAGTTGTTGTCATTGTTCCAGGATCAGGGAAAGATACAAGAAATTGTCACTTTAAATTAGCAGAGGAAATGCTAAAGAATAACATTGCTGTTTTTAGATATGATGAAAAAGGTCTTGGTAAATCAGAAGGTAAGTATGGTGCTAGAAACGGAATTACAAGTAAGTCTTGGGATTTATATTATTTAATTAAGACCCTGCAACAAAATGAAAACTTGAAAAACAAAAAAATTGGATTGATTGGTCATAGTGAAGGAGGTATGATTGCTATTGGTGCTATCGAAAAAGGAATAAAAGTTGATTTTTTGCTTCAGTGGGCAGTTCCTATTCAGAAATATGGAGCATTTTTTAAGTATCAAATTAAAACAGGATTTAACAAACAAGAAAAAAATCTCCTATATTCTGACGACGAAACTAAATATTTAGTGATGGATAATATTGATCAAGTAATTGAAGAAAATGCTACATTGGATATTGATGAATTAAGAAAAACAATTAAGAAATCCTTAAAGAAATCTGGGTTCAAAGAAAAGCAGTTTGGGTGGTATATTAGTTCTCCATCATATATGGACGCATTGAGGACCAATAATGAATCTACATATAAAAATATTGAAATTCCTATGTTGTACGTTATTGGAGACGCTGACAAACAGGTTGAGCCAAATGCGAACATTGATTTATTAAAATCATTTCATAATTCAAAAATTGGGATAAAAGTATTTGATGGGCTAAATCATTATTTAAATCATGATGAATTAAAGTCAATGAGTCAGAATGTTTATGCAATTAATAAACATGCTGAAAAATATATAATAAACTGGATTTTAACTCAAAACTAA
- a CDS encoding RNA-binding protein produces the protein MNIFVGSLPFSIEEADLRESFEAYGAVDSVKIITDKFTGRSKGFGFVEMTNDDEAQKAIDELNGATVQGRAIVVNKSEPKPEGERRSFNNNRGGNDSRGGYGGNNRGGDNRGGGNRGGY, from the coding sequence ATGAATATTTTTGTTGGAAGCCTTCCATTCAGTATTGAGGAAGCAGATTTAAGAGAGTCTTTCGAGGCTTACGGAGCAGTTGATTCAGTTAAAATCATTACTGATAAATTTACTGGAAGAAGTAAAGGATTCGGTTTTGTTGAAATGACAAATGATGATGAGGCTCAAAAAGCGATTGACGAATTGAACGGAGCTACTGTTCAAGGACGTGCAATCGTTGTAAACAAATCTGAGCCAAAACCAGAAGGCGAAAGAAGAAGTTTTAATAACAACCGTGGAGGAAATGATTCTCGTGGTGGTTATGGTGGAAACAACCGTGGTGGAGACAACCGTGGAGGTGGAAACAGAGGAGGATATTAA
- a CDS encoding vitamin K epoxide reductase family protein, translating into MIKLVDKYLELNNFLNAKKEFEDLFLSHPNYPSLFAITDSLNTLSIDNIVIKVPKEQLNELPNSFLAIFNNDLVLVDKTESSVVIETEKGKRVTLAIDDFSEGWNGVVLAIEANEAQEEKIVSENPKWLKYGILFLALIVLSSFYNDYKIYDYGLLITSLLGLLISVFIVQEKFGIDNQIVSKLCNINPSTSCESVIKSDNEGANKWFGFSDLPLLFFMTSVLAILIGSTNSFLVGFLSLMALPVIVYSIWVQKFQVKKWCVLCLSISALMIIQGIVWAFESGFRLNFTLTNLFQYLFSLIVVSSLWSVVKPVIEARLKAEESVKNLTKFRRNFTLFEFLSKEITTLEGFDKLEGIHFGNSNATAKISIIISPSCGHCHKAFQEAFELIWKFPEKISLNVLFNINPDNNQNPYKVVVERLLMINNVNQENIVEAISDWHIKKMGLELWLKKWTVDSISMKVNQQIQEQYDWCSQNEFNYTPVKILNTRLYPSEYELSELKYFINDILENNETIERDSLVYM; encoded by the coding sequence ATGATTAAATTAGTTGACAAGTACCTTGAATTGAATAATTTTTTAAACGCTAAAAAGGAGTTCGAGGATCTGTTCCTTTCGCATCCCAACTATCCAAGTCTTTTTGCTATTACAGATTCATTAAATACATTATCAATAGATAATATTGTTATAAAAGTTCCAAAAGAACAATTGAATGAATTACCTAATTCTTTTCTAGCAATTTTTAATAATGATCTAGTTCTGGTTGATAAAACAGAATCTTCTGTTGTGATTGAAACAGAAAAAGGAAAGAGAGTTACATTAGCGATTGATGATTTTTCAGAGGGTTGGAATGGTGTGGTATTGGCAATAGAGGCAAATGAAGCTCAAGAAGAAAAAATCGTAAGTGAAAACCCTAAGTGGTTAAAATACGGTATTTTGTTTTTAGCATTAATTGTGTTGTCTAGTTTCTATAATGATTATAAAATATATGACTATGGTCTTTTAATTACATCCTTGTTAGGATTGTTAATTAGTGTTTTTATTGTTCAAGAAAAATTTGGTATCGATAATCAGATTGTTTCTAAGTTGTGTAATATTAATCCAAGTACTTCTTGTGAATCGGTTATTAAATCAGACAATGAAGGGGCTAATAAATGGTTTGGCTTTTCTGATTTACCGTTACTCTTTTTTATGACTTCAGTACTAGCAATATTAATAGGATCAACAAATTCTTTTCTTGTTGGTTTTCTTAGTTTAATGGCTTTGCCAGTGATTGTATATTCTATTTGGGTTCAGAAATTTCAAGTAAAAAAATGGTGTGTATTGTGTTTGTCTATTTCTGCTTTAATGATAATTCAAGGAATAGTATGGGCTTTTGAATCTGGCTTTAGACTGAATTTCACATTGACTAATCTTTTTCAATATTTATTTTCTCTAATCGTTGTTTCGTCATTATGGTCTGTGGTAAAACCCGTTATTGAAGCTAGATTAAAAGCAGAGGAATCGGTAAAGAACTTAACTAAGTTTAGAAGGAACTTTACTCTCTTTGAATTCTTATCTAAAGAGATTACTACGCTAGAAGGGTTCGATAAATTAGAAGGAATACATTTTGGTAATAGTAATGCTACAGCGAAAATTTCTATAATAATAAGTCCGAGTTGTGGACATTGCCATAAGGCCTTTCAAGAAGCATTTGAATTAATTTGGAAATTTCCAGAGAAAATATCTTTAAATGTGCTTTTTAATATTAACCCTGATAATAATCAAAACCCTTATAAAGTTGTTGTAGAGAGGTTGTTAATGATTAATAATGTTAATCAGGAAAATATTGTAGAGGCAATATCTGATTGGCACATAAAAAAAATGGGATTGGAGCTATGGCTAAAAAAATGGACTGTCGATTCCATTTCTATGAAAGTTAATCAGCAAATTCAAGAGCAATATGATTGGTGTTCACAAAATGAATTTAATTATACACCAGTAAAAATTTTAAACACAAGGCTATATCCAAGTGAATATGAATTAAGTGAACTGAAATATTTTATTAATGATATTTTAGAAAACAACGAAACAATAGAGAGGGATTCTTTAGTGTATATGTAA
- a CDS encoding DUF6252 family protein, with product MRKWVFLLSLFVLFVSCDKEEVVSNNPAFQTLKDNVFWRAANFSASIDSDGKLIIIGNLGSESVILQTALAEVQTYVLGIDDISTATYTSTLSKKGVLYKTGKELGSGQIVITQYNKEMNTISGTFTFVAPDNKDIMAVEKSARFKEGVFYKVPVTLTNSSD from the coding sequence ATGAGAAAATGGGTCTTTTTACTGTCTTTATTCGTGTTGTTTGTTTCTTGCGACAAGGAAGAGGTGGTGTCTAATAATCCTGCTTTTCAAACTCTAAAGGATAATGTTTTTTGGAGAGCTGCGAATTTTAGTGCAAGCATTGACAGTGATGGTAAGCTTATTATTATAGGTAATTTGGGTAGTGAGAGTGTTATTTTGCAAACTGCTTTGGCAGAAGTCCAGACTTATGTTTTAGGCATTGATGATATTTCTACTGCTACCTATACAAGTACATTGTCAAAAAAAGGAGTTTTATATAAAACGGGAAAGGAATTAGGAAGTGGTCAGATAGTTATTACTCAGTATAATAAAGAAATGAATACTATTTCAGGAACTTTTACATTTGTAGCACCAGACAATAAAGATATTATGGCAGTCGAAAAATCGGCTCGTTTTAAAGAAGGAGTTTTTTATAAAGTACCAGTTACTTTGACTAATTCATCTGATTAG
- a CDS encoding AraC family transcriptional regulator: MLNNEDVSEAICIASPELHQEMLKIINNDSLEVSKSLILSLAKYVIRMGARCTPFGLFSGCSMFNWRFGKTFSEYSNELKINYVINELIANPKYRKYSTQALAESVGFKNAVSFTKSFSKRTGVTPTQFTKKLETTEF; encoded by the coding sequence TTGCTTAACAATGAAGATGTTTCTGAGGCTATTTGTATAGCATCTCCTGAATTACACCAAGAAATGTTAAAAATTATTAATAATGATTCTTTAGAAGTTTCAAAGAGTCTAATTCTTTCTTTGGCAAAATATGTGATTAGAATGGGAGCTAGATGTACTCCATTCGGATTATTTAGTGGATGTTCGATGTTCAATTGGAGATTTGGTAAAACTTTTAGTGAATATTCAAATGAATTAAAGATTAATTATGTTATCAACGAATTAATAGCGAATCCAAAATATAGAAAATATTCAACTCAGGCGCTTGCCGAGAGTGTAGGTTTTAAAAATGCTGTTTCTTTTACAAAATCCTTTAGTAAAAGAACTGGAGTAACACCAACTCAGTTTACTAAAAAACTAGAAACTACAGAATTCTGA
- a CDS encoding 30S ribosomal protein S16, producing MSVKIRLQRHGKKGKPFYWVVAADARSKRDGKYLEKIGTYNPNTNPATIDLNLDSAVKWLNNGAQPTDTAKAILSYKGALLKHHLEGGIRKGALTQEQADAKLAAWLEAKAGKVDAKKDGLTKAQADAKAKAFKAEQDVNAKRLAAAAKAEADAIAAATPATEEVAEEAPAAEENNETTEA from the coding sequence ATGTCAGTAAAAATTAGATTACAAAGACACGGTAAAAAAGGAAAACCTTTTTACTGGGTTGTAGCTGCAGATGCACGCTCAAAAAGAGATGGTAAATACTTAGAGAAAATTGGTACTTACAATCCAAACACAAACCCAGCAACTATCGACTTAAACCTTGATAGTGCAGTTAAATGGTTAAACAACGGTGCGCAACCAACTGATACTGCTAAAGCAATTCTTTCTTACAAAGGAGCTTTGTTGAAACATCACCTTGAAGGTGGTATTCGCAAAGGTGCTTTAACTCAAGAGCAAGCTGATGCAAAATTAGCTGCTTGGTTAGAAGCTAAAGCTGGAAAAGTTGATGCTAAGAAAGATGGTTTAACAAAAGCGCAAGCTGATGCTAAAGCTAAAGCTTTCAAAGCTGAACAAGATGTAAACGCAAAACGTTTAGCTGCTGCTGCAAAAGCTGAAGCTGACGCTATAGCTGCTGCTACACCTGCTACAGAAGAAGTTGCTGAAGAAGCTCCTGCTGCTGAAGAAAATAACGAAACAACTGAAGCATAA
- the rimM gene encoding ribosome maturation factor RimM (Essential for efficient processing of 16S rRNA), with the protein MRKEECFYLGKIAKKFSFKGEVLAYLDTDEPELYENLESVFVECDKHLVPFFIETSSLHKNDFLRIRFEDMTTEEDADAIIGNAIYLPLSMLPKLTGNKFYFHEVIGFEIEDQRLGIFGKIASVNDTTAQPLFEVINGEVEMLIPMIDHFLVKIDRDNKKVIMNLPEGLVEMYL; encoded by the coding sequence ATGCGTAAAGAAGAATGTTTTTATTTAGGTAAAATCGCTAAAAAATTTAGTTTCAAAGGTGAAGTCTTGGCTTATCTAGACACAGACGAACCTGAGTTATACGAAAACTTGGAATCAGTGTTTGTCGAATGCGACAAACACTTGGTTCCTTTTTTTATTGAAACTAGTTCATTACACAAAAACGATTTCTTAAGAATTCGTTTTGAAGATATGACCACCGAGGAAGATGCTGATGCCATTATAGGCAACGCAATTTACCTTCCTTTAAGTATGTTACCAAAACTTACTGGTAACAAATTTTATTTCCACGAAGTTATCGGATTTGAAATAGAAGACCAACGCTTAGGTATTTTTGGAAAAATAGCTTCCGTAAACGACACTACAGCACAACCTCTTTTTGAAGTTATTAATGGCGAAGTAGAAATGTTAATCCCCATGATTGATCATTTCTTGGTAAAAATAGATCGTGACAACAAAAAAGTTATCATGAATTTACCTGAAGGCTTAGTTGAAATGTACCTATAG
- a CDS encoding helix-turn-helix domain-containing protein has product MKFVKCLLFLFITSAVFSQKNSELSNKKYVLLQDKVRLYANSNADSALVFVNKIEKSSNYLHKGFASGAKAYLFQIKGDSVKSNQYYQQAFVFLGKLKQSKEKRILNSDLLNYGGLIDWRKNNLKAAFDKFEKGLNIAKKENDLIRMVKFYMNISLINIEVGNYKSAILSLKESNKITDKIKYSFSEEKFTNYKSNINFNLGRAFEKAYGKNYSNPKLLDSAKQYYTKAILYSNNYLNTKLNSKMSLGNIYFMKHDLANAEKIYYDVLLFSEENKLLPELFSASYNLGSLFFETKEYDKSLYFFKKVDSIYNLTKVDDLYYINSNYYLAKIYTIKNEPQEALKYSEKYFDKFETIQSKIDNEALEVNFRLGNVNVKKEMEELQFKNRNKIRFWNLMIFILVGLVIVLVVLYVKSIKKKRETDRKVNALIEEYKQRLELNNTIPEVINETEVVIDSVPKMVAKMNLDLEKEEEIFEKLKQLEKKFYYLSSDFTQQSVAKKIKTNTSYLSYVVNKRFGKTFSEYSNELKINYVINELITNPKYRKYSTQALAESVGFKNAISFTKSFSKRTGITPTQFSKKLEGEKVS; this is encoded by the coding sequence ATGAAATTTGTTAAATGCCTCCTATTTCTTTTTATTACAAGTGCCGTTTTTTCTCAGAAAAATTCGGAATTAAGCAATAAAAAATATGTTTTATTACAAGATAAAGTGAGGTTATATGCAAATTCTAATGCAGATAGTGCTCTTGTTTTTGTAAATAAAATAGAGAAATCGAGTAACTATTTACATAAAGGTTTTGCAAGTGGAGCCAAAGCATATTTGTTTCAAATTAAAGGAGATAGTGTTAAATCAAATCAGTATTACCAGCAAGCTTTTGTGTTTTTAGGAAAACTAAAGCAGTCAAAAGAAAAAAGGATATTGAATAGTGATCTATTAAATTATGGAGGACTTATAGATTGGAGGAAAAACAATCTAAAAGCCGCTTTTGATAAATTTGAAAAAGGTTTAAATATTGCTAAGAAGGAGAATGATTTAATACGAATGGTCAAATTCTACATGAATATTTCATTAATTAATATAGAAGTAGGTAATTATAAATCGGCAATTTTATCTCTCAAAGAGTCAAATAAAATAACAGATAAGATTAAATATTCATTTTCGGAAGAAAAATTCACAAACTACAAGAGTAATATTAATTTTAATTTAGGACGAGCCTTTGAGAAGGCTTACGGGAAAAATTATTCTAATCCGAAGCTTTTAGATTCAGCAAAACAGTACTACACAAAAGCAATTTTATATTCTAATAACTATTTAAATACAAAACTAAATTCTAAAATGAGTTTAGGGAATATTTATTTTATGAAGCATGATTTGGCTAATGCCGAAAAGATATATTACGATGTCTTGTTGTTTAGTGAAGAGAATAAATTACTTCCCGAGTTATTTTCTGCTAGTTACAATCTGGGAAGTTTATTCTTTGAAACAAAAGAATACGATAAGTCATTGTATTTTTTCAAAAAAGTAGATTCTATATATAACCTTACCAAGGTAGATGACTTGTATTATATTAACTCTAATTATTATTTAGCCAAGATTTATACCATCAAAAATGAACCTCAAGAAGCATTAAAATATTCTGAAAAATACTTTGATAAGTTCGAGACCATTCAGTCAAAAATTGATAATGAAGCTTTAGAAGTTAATTTTCGATTGGGTAATGTGAATGTCAAAAAAGAGATGGAAGAGCTTCAGTTTAAAAATCGGAATAAAATTAGATTTTGGAATTTGATGATTTTTATTCTTGTAGGACTGGTGATTGTTTTGGTTGTTTTGTACGTAAAAAGTATTAAGAAAAAAAGAGAAACAGACAGAAAAGTAAATGCTTTAATCGAAGAGTATAAACAAAGATTAGAGTTGAATAATACAATTCCAGAAGTAATAAATGAGACTGAAGTCGTTATAGATAGTGTACCTAAAATGGTTGCTAAAATGAATTTAGATTTAGAGAAGGAAGAAGAAATATTCGAAAAATTAAAACAGTTAGAAAAGAAGTTTTATTATCTAAGTTCAGATTTTACTCAACAATCTGTAGCTAAGAAAATTAAGACAAACACCAGTTATTTATCTTATGTTGTCAATAAGAGGTTTGGTAAAACTTTTAGTGAATATTCAAATGAATTAAAGATTAATTATGTTATCAACGAATTAATAACTAATCCAAAATATAGAAAATATTCAACTCAGGCGCTGGCCGAAAGCGTAGGTTTTAAAAATGCTATTTCTTTTACGAAATCATTTAGCAAAAGGACAGGTATAACACCTACTCAGTTTAGTAAAAAATTGGAAGGCGAAAAGGTTTCTTAA
- a CDS encoding HlyD family secretion protein, which produces MAEDNTKFELRSEEVQDILTRVPHWMIRWGTVLIFAIICMLFFVSWFLKYPDVVSTEISITTSIPPEKLVGKTTGRIEAILVKDKEKVAKNTPLAIIENAANYKDVFILKNTVDNFNINDRNKEFPFALLNNMQFGELESAYGVFQKDYAAWKLNENLQPFQVENNAQKSEHTQIKERLAILQQQKSINESELQLQKNDVSRFEALYSKGVISTQDLENKKISYLQADKNYKGLLSSISQLKSALIENSRSSQGTRISGTKEEVNLERSLMQSYYQLKKGIKDWELAYTLRSSIPGVVTFLQVWTENQTITSGENVFSIIPDTEKGYIGKAKAKAQNSGKIKLGQQVNIRLFNFPDREFGVIRGKVKNISLIPDKDGDLLLDISLTKGLETSYNKKIPFQQEMKGNAEIVTEDLRLLERILYQFKSLFRQN; this is translated from the coding sequence ATGGCAGAAGACAACACAAAATTTGAATTAAGAAGCGAAGAAGTGCAAGATATTCTTACTCGAGTGCCACATTGGATGATACGATGGGGAACGGTTTTAATCTTTGCTATAATATGTATGTTATTTTTTGTTTCCTGGTTTCTTAAATATCCAGATGTAGTAAGCACAGAGATAAGTATAACTACATCTATACCACCTGAGAAATTAGTGGGAAAAACTACAGGTAGAATCGAAGCGATTTTAGTAAAAGATAAAGAAAAAGTGGCAAAAAATACACCACTTGCAATTATTGAAAATGCAGCAAATTATAAAGACGTCTTTATTTTAAAGAACACAGTAGATAATTTTAATATAAATGACAGAAATAAAGAGTTTCCTTTTGCTCTGTTAAATAATATGCAGTTTGGTGAGTTAGAAAGTGCTTATGGAGTATTTCAAAAAGATTATGCAGCCTGGAAGCTTAATGAAAACTTACAGCCTTTTCAAGTAGAAAATAATGCTCAAAAGTCTGAGCATACTCAAATTAAAGAGCGATTAGCTATTTTGCAACAACAAAAAAGCATTAATGAAAGCGAATTGCAACTCCAAAAGAATGATGTAAGCCGTTTCGAAGCTTTATATTCAAAAGGAGTTATTTCGACACAGGATCTGGAAAATAAAAAGATAAGTTATCTTCAGGCAGATAAGAATTATAAAGGGCTGCTTTCATCGATATCGCAGTTGAAATCGGCACTTATAGAAAACTCTAGATCAAGTCAGGGTACGAGAATAAGCGGAACCAAAGAAGAAGTGAATTTAGAGCGTAGCTTAATGCAATCTTATTATCAGTTAAAAAAAGGAATCAAAGATTGGGAGTTGGCTTATACATTAAGATCATCAATTCCAGGTGTTGTTACTTTTTTACAAGTATGGACAGAGAATCAAACAATTACTTCGGGGGAGAATGTTTTTTCGATTATTCCAGATACCGAAAAAGGATATATTGGCAAAGCCAAAGCGAAGGCTCAGAATTCAGGGAAAATTAAATTAGGACAACAAGTTAATATTCGATTATTTAATTTTCCAGATAGGGAATTTGGTGTCATCAGAGGTAAGGTTAAAAATATTTCACTTATTCCAGATAAAGATGGAGATCTATTGTTGGATATCTCACTCACTAAGGGATTAGAAACATCATATAATAAGAAGATTCCTTTCCAGCAGGAAATGAAAGGAAATGCTGAAATTGTAACTGAAGATCTTCGATTGCTAGAAAGAATACTATATCAATTTAAAAGTCTTTTTAGACAGAATTAG